The Glutamicibacter mishrai DNA window TCGGTGACTCTCACCTTTGCCAGCGTCTTCTCCAAATAGAGGTCGAAGTCGTGCAGCGTTGCGGGCCAATAGTCCACCGGCATCTGCAGGGCATCACCCAGCAGCGAATAGTGCTGATATAGCCCTTCATCGAGAGCGAGGTCGTCGCTCAAGATCTGCTCCGCGATGACACGTGCCGAGTCGAAGAGGGTGGCGGCAACCCAGAGTTGAAGCCGGGGGTCCAGGGCCGAATAGGCCGGAGTCCCAGCGGTTTCGTTGCGGGTTCCACGAACGTCCTGATGCGCCTTGTTGACGTAATCAATCATCGTGCGCTGCTGTTGGGCAGTGCCGTTGCTCAAGGCGTAGATATAGCCGAGCGTATGGATGAGGCGACTGAGCGGGTTGCTGGCGAAGTCGGAGTGCTGGGCGATAGCGGTGCCGATTTGGGGGTGGGCCAGTTGCATCAATATCGCTCGTCCGGCCCCGAGCAGCAATCCGGCTTCTGGGGCAACGCGGGAGAAAGTGGTTGTTCCATCAGTTTTTCCTGCGTTCGGGCCCATGTTCTCGAT harbors:
- a CDS encoding oxygenase MpaB family protein is translated as MGPNAGKTDGTTTFSRVAPEAGLLLGAGRAILMQLAHPQIGTAIAQHSDFASNPLSRLIHTLGYIYALSNGTAQQQRTMIDYVNKAHQDVRGTRNETAGTPAYSALDPRLQLWVAATLFDSARVIAEQILSDDLALDEGLYQHYSLLGDALQMPVDYWPATLHDFDLYLEKTLAKVRVTDQTRQLAEELFTAPEAPWWIRAGLPLMRDVTIAQLPAAVREAFGFELGEKVLRRNNRTIAVARFATRWLPRAIRHLPMKLMLRHVDRMNHS